One Octopus sinensis unplaced genomic scaffold, ASM634580v1 Contig13058, whole genome shotgun sequence DNA segment encodes these proteins:
- the LOC115229565 gene encoding histone acetyltransferase esa1-like → MRLLTNFDCQAVCQMTFPPGNEIYRHGNIAVFEVDGNNDKIYCQNLCLLSRLFLLHKTLYYDVEPFMFYVMILRPQSASVEGDFVGYFSKEKNSGHNYNLSCIMVLPVFQRRGFGRFLIELSYALSRREGKTGSPEKPLTEHGRAAYMAYWKSSVIRRLSLADSKSITIKGTTRFYCQC, encoded by the coding sequence ATGAGGTTATTGACTAATTTTGACTGTCAGGCTGTGTGTCAAATGACTTTCCCGCCTGGAAATGAGATTTACCGTCACGGAAATATTGCAgtgtttgaagttgatggaaaCAATGACAAAATTTACTGCCAAAATCTCTGTTTGTTGTCACGCTTGTTTTTGCTGCACAAAACTCTTTATTACGATGTTGAACCTTTCATGTTCTACGTGATGATTCTTCGCCCTCAGAGTGCTTCCGTCGAAGGGGACTTTGTGGGGTATTTCTCGAAAGAAAAGAACAGCGGACATAACTATAATTTATCATGTATCATGGTTCTCCCGGTTTTTCAACGTCGTGGATTTGGACGTTTTTTGATCGAATTGAGCTATGCTCTGTCACGGAGAGAAGGGAAGACTGGCTCCCCAGAGAAACCACTTACTGAACACGGGCGGGCTGCTTATATGGCATATTGGAAGTCAAGTGTGATTAGAAGACTTTCTCTAGCTGATTCAAAGTCGATCACGATTAAGGGTACAACCAGATTTTATTGCCAGTGTTGA